A DNA window from Candidatus Methylomirabilota bacterium contains the following coding sequences:
- a CDS encoding AAA family ATPase, whose product MRLQGLTLFGFKSFADRTDVKILPGITAIVGPNGCGKTNIADAL is encoded by the coding sequence ATGCGCCTTCAAGGGCTCACGCTGTTCGGCTTCAAGTCGTTCGCCGATCGAACCGACGTCAAGATTCTCCCCGGCATCACCGCCATCGTCGGCCCCAACGGCTGCGGCAAGACCAACATCGCGGACGCGCTCC